Below is a genomic region from Microbacterium esteraromaticum.
ACCGTGTCGGGCGTGTCGCTCGGCGTCTGCCGCCCGACCAGCCACCGCGGACGAGTCACCGCCGCGGCGGGATCGGATCCGGTCAGCACGGCCTCCAGCAGCTGCGCGTGGATCTGCGGCTGTCCCTGCCCGCCCATCGTCGCCGACACCCAGCGCAGCTCTCCGCCGCGCTCGATGAGAACAGGCATCAGCGTATGACCCGGTCGCTTACCCGGCGCGAAGGCGTTCGCGGCCTCCGGATCGAGCGAGAACGAGGCACCGCGGTTCTGGAACAGCACGCCCGTGTGCGGATCGAGCACGACCGCGCCGAACTGGAAGTACACCGACTGGATGAGAGACACGGCGTATCCGTCGGCGCTGGCGACCGCGATGCCGACGGTGTCGCCCATCGGGCGGCCGCGGTACGGTGCGTCGACGCCGTCGGGGACGCCCACGTCGAGCAGCTGCTCGCCGCTCAGGCCCCCGCGCATCGGGTCGGCGAGGAACTGGTCGCGCACCGCGTTGGTGCGCCGGAAGGCCTCGGCGAGCAGCACGGGATCGATGGCGCCCGATGCGTCGCTCGCCGCCGTCCAGGACTCTCGCACCGCTCGGAGAAGGGCGAAGCCCTGCGTGTTGGGGTTGCTGCTGAGCAGACGCAGATCGCCGACGTCGACCGACAGCGCCGGTCCGACCTCCGGCCGGTACTCGCTCAGATCGCGCGGCGAGAGCAGCGAGCCCACCTGGCGCAGAGTGGCCAGCCAGCGCTCTCCGACGGCTCCGGTGTAGAACTCGTCAGGGCCGCGCTCGGCCAGCCGCTCCAGGGTGCGGGCGAGCGCCGGCTGCCGGAAGGTCTCGCCGACGCCGAGCGGGCGGTCATCCGCGAAGAACACCTCCCGGCATCCCGGATCCGCTCTGAGTCCGGCGTCGAGGGCGAGGATGCCCTTGGCGACCGAGCTGGGCATCGGCACGCCGTCGCGGGCGAGCGCAGCGGCCGGTTCGACCACCTCGCGCCAGGTCTTGGCTCCTCCGAGTGCGAGCAGCCGCTCCAGGCCGCGCACCGCGCCTGGCACCGTGATCGTGTCGACGCCGTACATCGGCAGCGCATCGCCGTGGCGCTCGCGCATCAGATCGACGGTGGCGCCCTGCGGCGCGGGGCCCGTGGCGTTCACCTCGATGACGCTGCCGTCCGGCGCGTGCACCAGGGCGACCAGGTCACTGCCCAGCGCCACATTGTTCGGGTAGGTGACGCAGAGCGCGAGTGCGGCGGCCACAGCGGCGTCGATCGCGTTTCCCCCTTCGCGCAGAATGCGCTCGCCCACCTGGGTGGCGGTGTGGTGGGGTGTCGAGATGGCGCCGAATGACGCTGTGCGATGGTTCATTCTTCCCCCTGCATGGGCGGCTGCGCGCGCCTGCGACGCAGCTGATCGGCCTCTGCGCGTCGTGCGCGCAGATCGGTTGCGAGGATCGCGACCTGCAGCCGCAGGCACGTCTCCTCATCGTCGAGGCTGATGCCGAGCTGACGCTCGACGCGGTCCAGCTGCTCGTACAGCCATTGCCGTGAGACGAACGAGCGCTTGGCCGCCAGGGACTTGTTGCGACCTGCGAAGAGGAACGACCGAAGCGCGTCGACGAGCTCGCCGTCGCGTCCTCCCGCACCGCGCAGAGCCGCGAGGGTGTCGTCGCCGAACCGCTTCAGCCGAGGGTCGGACCCCAGCGAGAGGAGCAGCCCGTCGAGACCGAGGTCGGCACGGTGCACGGCCCGCGCCTCGACGCCCAGCAGCGCTGCGATCTCCGCGGTCTCCCGCGCTTCGCGGAGGATGTCCCCCGCAGCCGGCGCACCCGGCCATGGCGAGGCGAGCCCCACCACCAGGTGCGCGAGTCCGATGCCGGACACCCCGCGCTCGATCTGCTCGGCTTCGACGCCGTCCGTGCGGCACACGAGCGCCACCAGCGCGTCGTGACCGAGCTGGGCGAGCATGATCGGCAGCGAGAGGCGCACGCAGACCGTGCGCAGTCCCGCTGCGAATCCGTGCAGCAGGTCGTGCTGCTCCCGGGCGCTCAGCGCATCCGGGTCGTGGATCCTCGCCCCGAGCGCGATCAGCGTGCCTGAGCCGACGGGGAAGCCGATCGCCTCGGCCGTCTCGGAAGCCTCGTCGGCGGCGCGACCACCGGCGATGAGCCCCTCGAGCAGCTCTCGCTGGGTCTTGGCGCCGAGGGCGCCCCGATCGCGAGCGACGAGCCGCCCGAGCGCCACGGTGGTCGCGGCGCGTTCGATGAGCATGACGAGCGTCGATCGCACCGAGCTCAACGGGTCCTGGTCGAGGCCACGTGGCAGGCTCGTGTCGGCCGCCGACATGATGATGAGCCGTCCCCAGTCGTCGCCCTTGATCCCGACGGTGGAGGTGAGCCACCCGGTGCGCGGATCGTAATCCGTGCGCCGTACGGCCCGGTGACGCTCGGTGTGCTCCGCCCATTCCGTGATCACGTCGCCACGGGGCCTTGGCCCCTCGGCGACCTCGAGAAGCTCATGGCGCAGGTCTTCGAGCACGACGGGCCTGCCCGCGACGCGCGCGACCTCGTGCAGCAGGTCGGCCGCGGCGCTGCCGTCCATCACCATCGTGCGCATCATCTCGTGGATCTGCACGGACTGCTGCAGCTGCTCGACCTGGGCGTCGACGAGCCGGGCATGCACATCCTCCGTGATCGTGACGAATGCGGTGTGCCGGCGCAGCACGACGAGCGGGATCGAGTGCTCATCCGAGGCATCCATCATCGCGGCCGGCAGACTGCGGTCGAAGTGCGGGCCGAGCCCCACGATGATCGCGGCGACGTCCACGCTCGCGAGCGCGGCGATGTAGCCGCGCAGTCCCGCATCGTCCTCGGGGAGCGCGATGCCGGTGGTGAGGATCATCTCCTGTCCGCGCAGATGACCGGCGATGTCGGCCAGCTCGCTCACGTGCACCCAGCGCACGGGACGCGTGAGCCCCGTCGCGCCCGCGACGACAACGGGGTCCGCGGCGGCGAGCGACTCGAACTGGAGCACCTGCGCGACGCTCGGCAGCTGCATCCGACTCGCCTTGCCCGGGTTCACCGCTCGGTCACCATTTCCGCACCAGCGTCCACAGCAGCTCTGCTCCCAGTTCGATATCGGCCAATGACACGTACTCGTCGGCGGTGTGCGCCTGGTCCGTGGCTCCGGGACCGAGCACCGTGCACGAGTCGCTGCCGGTGAGCGCGGCGATCATCGACGCGTCGGTGTAGGCCTCATGCCCGTCTGCGCCGCCGATCTCCGGCTCTGCGCCAGTGTGCTCGACATAGGCCTCGACGAGGTCCCTGATGATCTTCGCATCATCGGAGGCGCCGACGGGCGGACGACGCGCGCCCAGCAGCTCGATGGCGTACTCGGCGCCGGGGTGCTCGCGCATCACGGCGTCGGCGACGCGCTGCACGATGCCGACGGCGTCTTCGGGGACCATCGGCGGCACGATGCGCAGATCGAACTCGGCTGTGGCACTTCCTGGCACGACATTCGTCGAGACGCCGCCGTGGAACGTGCCGCACGTGAATCGTGCACGACCGAGGATCCCGTCCTCGAACGGCAGCGCCGAGAAGGTCGTCTTGGCCCGCGTCATGATCTCGGCCAGAACGTGGTTCGCGTCGATGCCGAGGTGGGCTCGGCCCGCATGCGCCATCTTCCCGGTCACGGTGATCGTCAGCCAGCGAAGACCCATCTGGCGCTGACGAAGACGCATGCCCGTGGGCTCCGGGGCCAGCACCTGGTCGGTGGGCCGGATCAGTCCATCGCGCACGAGCTGGTGCGCTCCCAGCATCCCGGGCGCCTCCTCATCGACGGTGGCCACCAGCACGACGTCCCCGCGAGGCTGTTCCCCGGTTCGCACGAGCGCATCGAGCAGACCGATGCCCAGCGCGAGACCGGCCTTCATGTCGCACGCGCCCCGTCCGTAGATGCGTCCGTCATCGATCACCCCGCCCAGCGGCGGATAGGTCCACCCCTCTCCGATCGGGACGGTGTCCATGTGGCCGAGGATCACGAGCCGGGGAGCATCCGGATCGCTCCCCGCGACCTGGGTGAGGATGTTGTCCCTTCCGGGCTCGACCTCGTGGCGCTGCACGGCGAGGCCGACCCGTTCCAGTCGCGAGACCACCCAGTCCGCGCACTCGGCCTCGAGGGGGCCGGGATTCTGGCTGTCGATGCTGATGAGGGTGCGGGTGTCTTCGACCACCGAGTCGAC
It encodes:
- a CDS encoding gamma-glutamyltransferase family protein, coding for MNHRTASFGAISTPHHTATQVGERILREGGNAIDAAVAAALALCVTYPNNVALGSDLVALVHAPDGSVIEVNATGPAPQGATVDLMRERHGDALPMYGVDTITVPGAVRGLERLLALGGAKTWREVVEPAAALARDGVPMPSSVAKGILALDAGLRADPGCREVFFADDRPLGVGETFRQPALARTLERLAERGPDEFYTGAVGERWLATLRQVGSLLSPRDLSEYRPEVGPALSVDVGDLRLLSSNPNTQGFALLRAVRESWTAASDASGAIDPVLLAEAFRRTNAVRDQFLADPMRGGLSGEQLLDVGVPDGVDAPYRGRPMGDTVGIAVASADGYAVSLIQSVYFQFGAVVLDPHTGVLFQNRGASFSLDPEAANAFAPGKRPGHTLMPVLIERGGELRWVSATMGGQGQPQIHAQLLEAVLTGSDPAAAVTRPRWLVGRQTPSDTPDTVTVENGVDAALVAEFDRTGLAVKRIPDLSDVVGHANLIELDGLGGMTAASDPRSDGSAVVC
- a CDS encoding PucR family transcriptional regulator — encoded protein: MQLPSVAQVLQFESLAAADPVVVAGATGLTRPVRWVHVSELADIAGHLRGQEMILTTGIALPEDDAGLRGYIAALASVDVAAIIVGLGPHFDRSLPAAMMDASDEHSIPLVVLRRHTAFVTITEDVHARLVDAQVEQLQQSVQIHEMMRTMVMDGSAAADLLHEVARVAGRPVVLEDLRHELLEVAEGPRPRGDVITEWAEHTERHRAVRRTDYDPRTGWLTSTVGIKGDDWGRLIIMSAADTSLPRGLDQDPLSSVRSTLVMLIERAATTVALGRLVARDRGALGAKTQRELLEGLIAGGRAADEASETAEAIGFPVGSGTLIALGARIHDPDALSAREQHDLLHGFAAGLRTVCVRLSLPIMLAQLGHDALVALVCRTDGVEAEQIERGVSGIGLAHLVVGLASPWPGAPAAGDILREARETAEIAALLGVEARAVHRADLGLDGLLLSLGSDPRLKRFGDDTLAALRGAGGRDGELVDALRSFLFAGRNKSLAAKRSFVSRQWLYEQLDRVERQLGISLDDEETCLRLQVAILATDLRARRAEADQLRRRRAQPPMQGEE
- a CDS encoding M20 family metallopeptidase is translated as MIDVDSVVEDTRTLISIDSQNPGPLEAECADWVVSRLERVGLAVQRHEVEPGRDNILTQVAGSDPDAPRLVILGHMDTVPIGEGWTYPPLGGVIDDGRIYGRGACDMKAGLALGIGLLDALVRTGEQPRGDVVLVATVDEEAPGMLGAHQLVRDGLIRPTDQVLAPEPTGMRLRQRQMGLRWLTITVTGKMAHAGRAHLGIDANHVLAEIMTRAKTTFSALPFEDGILGRARFTCGTFHGGVSTNVVPGSATAEFDLRIVPPMVPEDAVGIVQRVADAVMREHPGAEYAIELLGARRPPVGASDDAKIIRDLVEAYVEHTGAEPEIGGADGHEAYTDASMIAALTGSDSCTVLGPGATDQAHTADEYVSLADIELGAELLWTLVRKW